Proteins encoded within one genomic window of Zootoca vivipara chromosome 12, rZooViv1.1, whole genome shotgun sequence:
- the BMI1 gene encoding polycomb complex protein BMI-1 isoform X1, whose protein sequence is MPSVSVSCYSNPLHSAVPKAPPSRACWAGGSEASGARRRGRSGGGRAQFRRGPVLSCPLHLAQPRQCPTALVPRAAKMHRTTRIKITELNPHLMCVLCGGYFIDATTIIECLHSFCKTCIVRYLETSKYCPICDVQVHKTRPLLNIRSDKTLQDIVYKLVPGLFKNEMKRRRDFYAAHPSADAANGSNEDRGEVADEDKRIITDDEIISLSIEFFDQNRLERKGNKEKEKPKEEVNDKRYLRCPAAMTVMHLRKFLRSKMDIPNTFQIDVMYEEEPLKDYYTLMDIAYIYTWRRNGPLPLKYRVRPTCKRMKIGCHQQDGLNHSGELESDSGSEKASSPAGGGTPSTSSCLLSPGTPVQSPHPQFPHISSTMNGTSGSNHHSSSSFSNRARKASVNGSSATSSG, encoded by the exons ATGCCAAGTGTAAGTGTAAGTTGCTATAGCAACCCCCTCCATAGCGCGGTTCCGAAGGCGCCGCCGTCCCGAGCCTGTTGGGCTGGCGGCAGCGAGGCAAGCGGAGCCAGGCGACGCgggagaagcggcggcggcagagcaCAGTTCCGCCGCGGCCCGGTCCTCTCCTGCCCGCTTCACCTTGCCCAGCCTCGCCAATGCCCAACGGCCCTGGTGCCAAG AGCTGCAAAAATGCATCGCACCACCCGCATCAAAATCACGGAGCTAAACCCCCACCTCATGTGCGTGCTCTGCGGAGGGTACTTCATCGATGCGACCACCATCATCGAGTGTCTGCACTCCT TTTGTAAGACGTGTATCGTGCGCTACTTGGAGACCAGCAAGTATTGCCCTATTTGCGATGTCCAAGTTCACAAAACCAGACCCCTTTTAAATATAAG ATCTGATAAAACTCTCCAAGACATTGTCTACAAGTTAGTGCCAGGCCTTTTCAAAA atgaaatgaaaagaagaagagacTTTTACGCTGCTCATCCGTCTGCTGATG CTGCCAATGGCTCTAATGAAGACAGGGGCGAAGTTGCAGATGAAGACAAAAGGATTATAACAGATGATGAGATAATAAGCTTATCCATAGAGTTCTTTGACCAAAATAG ACTGGAACGGAAAGgaaataaagagaaagagaaacccaaAGAGGAG GTGAATGACAAAAGATATTTGCGCTGCCCTGCAGCTATGACTGTAATGCATCTGAGGAAGTTTCTCAGGAGCAAAATGGACATACCCAATACTTTTCAG ATCGACGTCATGTATGAAGAGGAGCCCTTGAAGGACTACTACACGCTCATGGATATTGCCTATATTTACACTTGGAGAAGG aacGGCCCCCTCCCTTTGAAGTACCGGGTGCGACCAACTTGCAAGAGGATGAAGATCGGCTGCCACCAGCAGGATGGGCTGAACCACAGCGGGGAGCTGGAAAGTGACTCTGGGAGCGAGAAGGCGAGCAGCCCTGCGGGAGGCGGCACCCCGTCCACTTCCTCCTGCTTGCTCAGCCCCGGCACCCCGGTGCAGTCCCCGCACCCCCAGTTCCCTCACATCTCTAGTACTATGAACGGAACCAGCGGCAGcaaccaccactcctcctcctccttcagcaaCAGAGCCAGGAAAGCCTCCGTCAACGGCTCTTCTGCCACGTCTTCGGGTTGA
- the BMI1 gene encoding polycomb complex protein BMI-1 isoform X2, with protein sequence MHRTTRIKITELNPHLMCVLCGGYFIDATTIIECLHSFCKTCIVRYLETSKYCPICDVQVHKTRPLLNIRSDKTLQDIVYKLVPGLFKNEMKRRRDFYAAHPSADAANGSNEDRGEVADEDKRIITDDEIISLSIEFFDQNRLERKGNKEKEKPKEEVNDKRYLRCPAAMTVMHLRKFLRSKMDIPNTFQIDVMYEEEPLKDYYTLMDIAYIYTWRRNGPLPLKYRVRPTCKRMKIGCHQQDGLNHSGELESDSGSEKASSPAGGGTPSTSSCLLSPGTPVQSPHPQFPHISSTMNGTSGSNHHSSSSFSNRARKASVNGSSATSSG encoded by the exons ATGCATCGCACCACCCGCATCAAAATCACGGAGCTAAACCCCCACCTCATGTGCGTGCTCTGCGGAGGGTACTTCATCGATGCGACCACCATCATCGAGTGTCTGCACTCCT TTTGTAAGACGTGTATCGTGCGCTACTTGGAGACCAGCAAGTATTGCCCTATTTGCGATGTCCAAGTTCACAAAACCAGACCCCTTTTAAATATAAG ATCTGATAAAACTCTCCAAGACATTGTCTACAAGTTAGTGCCAGGCCTTTTCAAAA atgaaatgaaaagaagaagagacTTTTACGCTGCTCATCCGTCTGCTGATG CTGCCAATGGCTCTAATGAAGACAGGGGCGAAGTTGCAGATGAAGACAAAAGGATTATAACAGATGATGAGATAATAAGCTTATCCATAGAGTTCTTTGACCAAAATAG ACTGGAACGGAAAGgaaataaagagaaagagaaacccaaAGAGGAG GTGAATGACAAAAGATATTTGCGCTGCCCTGCAGCTATGACTGTAATGCATCTGAGGAAGTTTCTCAGGAGCAAAATGGACATACCCAATACTTTTCAG ATCGACGTCATGTATGAAGAGGAGCCCTTGAAGGACTACTACACGCTCATGGATATTGCCTATATTTACACTTGGAGAAGG aacGGCCCCCTCCCTTTGAAGTACCGGGTGCGACCAACTTGCAAGAGGATGAAGATCGGCTGCCACCAGCAGGATGGGCTGAACCACAGCGGGGAGCTGGAAAGTGACTCTGGGAGCGAGAAGGCGAGCAGCCCTGCGGGAGGCGGCACCCCGTCCACTTCCTCCTGCTTGCTCAGCCCCGGCACCCCGGTGCAGTCCCCGCACCCCCAGTTCCCTCACATCTCTAGTACTATGAACGGAACCAGCGGCAGcaaccaccactcctcctcctccttcagcaaCAGAGCCAGGAAAGCCTCCGTCAACGGCTCTTCTGCCACGTCTTCGGGTTGA